One window of Epinephelus fuscoguttatus linkage group LG9, E.fuscoguttatus.final_Chr_v1 genomic DNA carries:
- the fhdc2 gene encoding FH2 domain-containing protein 1 — MLINLTVAIKESRAFHGTQPALPAVAPDTVEVTAMESRPVLVAPPPPPLAPPPPPPPPPPPPPPPPAPSSPFSRADSARRSRLRKLNWERIPKERVEGKKSVWTGASPGEDEFPIDLHSLDELFGQKDSKPQDRTSTLRRRSALLRCRSPQDSPEEISLLDSKRSMNIGIFLRQFKLPAKEIVEDIRHGAGDRYGAEKLAELCKLLPDREEESRLRRFSGERSWLGEPDLFLLLLVEVPSFRLRLDAMILQQEFDPAVTSLCVAARCLREAARELLSCPELHSILRLVLKAGNYMNAGGYAGNAAGFRISSLLKLADTKANKPGMNLLHFVAMEAVKKDQSLLSFPSQIGHVGPASRLSEESVLEDLSKLKSRVVALKANIQTETEIQQHTQPFLEVAEERLKEAEDEVEGMRMSSQALVEFFCEDDSTFKLEEACRVFHSFCYRFQKAVQENAERELKEQKRLERQREIGEKRRSLAICTGLDLGLSLAREPHSQDNQDELEKLLEKNLSYTWSRRSLRSSESRRHSHHHNSPGLKSFPELGSSPTSSSYHSNSSSDHETTAVLCSSPETDGTCSPIDQDPVLGRGSRSHHTQATNRSMEAVQDPHIATFGHSQHGPGFTVKQHRRESISYVLQDQSKTTGLEKEAEISHEHVVSMTTESSPSSCTNAVFVPTTDKSALCVKNQTPGHRHRFGQPVTDNTCPVQSKSNGSCVDESVPHPLHTSGILSHSDTRTGSLRYQRSESQSQSSVKTPDRVQAQPQTRETPTVTTSAVVPLPDAGLTKHSNTEVASTPAEENWMPSSLPEFSQSQPEEYSDLPSPERETARPFSRVGETLECHTLVKGLRSYDALSPPTSPLPRPAPSLCSKWRKEREGDLLAGTPPGSPTSKEETRTVKIPVRSGIGAKRGLVSRVGTSNTTGIPRVRSKTEPSNGAPSPANPLTPSRLSSPRSISMRSSPATRPAAIQAEVKRSNSTRERTVSVPQTPGKPTLTRRTSDRSIPEKVSGSTQQAFVRGSPLRVSKRLAPNSETQASSQPRTTHSPSSATAKTIRTAVISAARNKTAKTTSTSSSPVSSKIPTASRIPGPKMPRATAAPPLWK; from the exons ATGCTCATCAACCTGACCGTGGCCATCAAGGAATCTCGTGCCTTTCATGGAACACAGCCTGCCCTTCCCGCTGTCGCCCCTGACACTGTGGAAGTGACAGCCATGGAGTCGCGTCCGGTGCTGGTCGCCCCTCCGCCGCCTCCCCTAGCACCTCCACCAccgcctcctccccctcctcctccacctccacctccacctgcgCCTTCCTCGCCCTTTAGCCGGGCGGACAGTGCCCGCCGGAGCCGGCTGAGGAAGCTGAACTGGGAGCGCATCCCCAAAGAGAGGGTGGAGGGGAAGAAGAGCGTGTGGACCGGGGCGTCCCCGGGAGAGGACGAGTTCCCCATTGACCTCCACTCTCTTGATGAGCTGTTTGGTCAGAAGGACAGTAAGCCTCAGGACAGAACCAGCACCCTGAGACGCCGGTCTGCTTTGCTGCGATGCAGATCTCCCCAGGACAGCCCGGAGGAG ATCTCCCTGTTGGACTCCAAACGTAGTATGAACATTGGGATATTTCTACGCCAGTTTAAGTT GCCCGCGAAGGAGATAGTTGAGGATATCAGGCACGGTGCTGGGGACCGTTACGGAGCGGAGAAGCTCGCAGAGCTCTGCAAATTGCTGCCTGACAGAGAGGAG GAGTCCCGCCTGAGGAGGTTCAGTGGGGAGCGGAGCTGGCTTGGAGAGCCTGATCTTTTCCTGCTGCTGTTGGTGGAAGTCCCCAG CTTTCGGCTTCGTCTGGATGCCATGATCCTGCAACAAGAGTTTGACCCTGCGGTGACCTCTCTGTGTGTGGCAGCCAGATGTCTGAGGGAGGCGGCCAGAG AACTGCTGAGCTGTCCTGAATTACACTCCATCCTTCGTTTGGTGCTGAAAGCGGGGAACTACATGAACGCT GGTGGATATGCTGGGAATGCCGCAGGTTTTCGCATTTCATCGCTGCTCAAACTGGCTGACACCAAAGCCAACAAGCCGGGCATGAATCTGCTACATTTTGTTGCTATG GAAGCTGTGAAAAAGGACCAGAGTTTACTGTCGTTTCCCAGCCAAATAGGCCATGTTGGCCCcgcctccag gTTAAGTGAGGAGTCCGTGCTGGAGGACTTATCCAAGTTAAAAAGCAGAGTGGTGGCCCTCAAGGCAAACATCCAGACTGAGACAGAGATTCAGCAGCATACACAACCTTTCCTAGAG GTGGCTGAGGAGCGTCTGAAGGAGGCAGAGGATGAGGTGGAAGGCATGAGGATGTCTAGTCAGGCTCTGGTGGAGTTCTTCTGTGAAGATGACAGCACATTCAAACTTGAGGAGGCTTGTCGGGTCTTCCATTCGTTTTGCTACCGCTTCCAAAAAGCTGTCCAG GAGAATGCAGAGCGGGAGTTGAAGGAGCAGAAACGTCTAGAGCGTCAACGTGAGATAGGGGAAAAGCGTCGCTCTCTGGCCATTTGTACGGGGCTGGACCTGGGCCTCAGCCTCGCCAGAGAGCCTCACAGTCAGGACAACCAAGATGAGCTGGAGAAACTCCTGGAGAAGAACTTGAGCTACACTTGGAGTCGACGTAGCCTGAGAAGCTCAGAGTCCCGCAGACACTCCCATCACCATAACTCACCTGGGCTCAAGAGCTTCCCTGAGCTGGGCAGCAGCCCAACGTCCTCCAGTTATCACTCCAACAGCTCCTCTGATCATGAGACTACGGCTGTGCTTTGCAGCTCCCCAGAGACTGACGGCACATGTTCCCCCATCGACCAAGACCCCGTTTTGGGCAGAGGGAGCAGGTCTCATCACACCCAGGCAACTAACCGGAGCATGGAGGCAGTTCAGGACCCGCACATTGCTACATTTGGTCACTCTCAGCATGGACCTGGCTTCACGGTCAAGCAGCACAGACGTGAGAGTATTTCTTATGTGCTGCAAGACCAATCAAAGACAACAGGACTTGAAAAAGAAGCTGAGATTTCGCATGAACATGTGGTTTCGATGACCACTGAATCTTCACCCAGTTCCTGCACAAACGCCGTTTTTGTACCAACCACTGACAAATCTGCCCTTTGTGTTAAAAACCAGACCCCAGGTCACAGACATAGGTTTGGCCAGCCGGTGACAGACAATACTTGCCCTGTTCAGAGTAAATCTAATGGCTCTTGTGTGGATGAGTCTGTACCTCACCCTCTTCATACAAGTGGAATACTTTCCCACAGTGACACCAGGACTGGATCATTAAGGTACCAGAGATCTGAGAGCCAATCACAATCATCTGTAAAAACTCCAGACAGGGTCCAGGCACAGCCACAGACGAGAGAGACGCCCACTGTCACAACAAGTGCTGTGGTGCCTTTGCCTGATGCAGGTTTAACAAAGCACTCAAACACAGAAGTGGCGTCCACACCTGCGGAGGAGAACTGGATGCCCTCCAGTCTACCAGAGTTCAGCCAGTCGCAGCCAGAGGAATACTCAGACTTGCCAAGTCCTGAGAGGGAGACAGCAAGGCCTTTCTCCCGCGTGGGTGAAACATTAGAGTGCCACACTCTGGTAAAAGGCCTCCGATCCTATGATGCCTTGTCACCCCCAACCTCCCCACTCCCACGACCCGCACCAAGCCTTTGCTCCAAgtggaggaaagagagggagggtgaCCTTCTGGCGGGGACACCTCCAGGGTCTCCAACATCAAAGGAGGAGACTCGAACCGTGAAGATCCCTGTGCGTAGTGGAATAGGGGCCAAAAGGGGACTCGTGTCACGTGTGGGAACTTCCAATACTACGGGCATTCCCAGGGTGCGCTCCAAAACTGAGCCTTCAAATGGAGCCCCGAGCCCTGCTAACCCACTCACTCCCAGCCGGCTGTCTAGTCCCCGCAGCATATCCATGCGCTCATCTCCTGCCACACGGCCTGCTGCCATTCAGGCAGAGGTGAAACGCAGTAATAGCACCCGGGAGAGGACTGTTAGTGTGCCACAGACTCCGGGGAAGCCCACCTTGACCCGCAGGACCTCTGACAGATCCATACCAGAGAAAGTCTCAGGCAGCACCCAGCAGGCCTTCGTCAGAGGAAGCCCTCTCCGTGTGTCAAAACGACTTGCCCCGAACTCTGAGACTCAGGCGTCATCTCAGCCTCGCACCACCCACAGCCCGTCCTCTGCCACGGCCAAGACCATACGCACAGCTGTCATATCTGCTGCCCGAAATAAAACTGCCAAGACGACAAGCACAAGCTCCTCTCCTGTTAGCTCTAAAATACCTACAGCTTCACGGATACCTGGTCCCAAAATGCCTCGAGCTACTGCTGCTCCGCCACTGTGGAAGTGA
- the rhogd gene encoding ras homolog gene family, member Gd, whose product MQTIKCVVVGDGAVGKTCLLISYTTNAFPEEYIPTVFDNYSAQMSVDGRTVSLNLWDTAGQEEYDRLRTLSYPQTNVFIICFSIGSPSSHANVRHKWHPEVSHHCPNVPILLVGTKRDLRGDAETVKKLKEQGLAPTTQQQGNALAKQIGAVKYMECSALLQDGVREVFAEAVRAVLYPVTKKNPKKCVLL is encoded by the coding sequence ATGCAGACCAtaaagtgtgtggtggtgggtGACGGGGCAGTCGGTAAAACCTGCCTACTTATCTCTTATACCACCAATGCCTTCCCCGAAGAGTACATTCCCACAGTGTTTGACAACTACAGCGCTCAGATGAGCGTGGATGGCCGCACTGTCAGCCTCAACTTGTGGGACACAGCAGGCCAGGAGGAGTATGACCGCCTGCGCACACTCTCCTATCCCCAGACCAACGTTTTCATCATCTGCTTTTCCATTGGCAGCCCTTCCTCCCATGCCAATGTCAGGCACAAGTGGCACCCCGAGGTGTCTCACCACTGCCCTAACGTGCCCATCCTGCTGGTGGGCACCAAGAGGGACCTGAGGGGCGATGCAGAAACAGTGAAGAAGCTGAAGGAGCAGGGCCTGGCTCCTACCACCCAGCAGCAGGGCAACGCCCTGGCCAAGCAGATTGGGGCTGTTAAATACATGGAGTGTTCTGCTTTGCTGCAGGATGGTGTAAGGGAGGTGTTTGCTGAAGCTGTGAGGGCAGTGTTGTATCCAGTCACGAAAAAGAACCCCAAGAAGTGTGTGCTGTTGTAA